A region from the Citrobacter telavivensis genome encodes:
- the mdcG gene encoding malonate decarboxylase holo-[acyl-carrier-protein] synthase codes for MLQRHDLLHISVPAAQRIFSRWQTSRVAWQQAFVAGELPGIVRRPVEGESQNEIALGFSFPERVNGQRQRLASTVMPDEVICRLTPFEIAQRAFAPRTPALMALADLRERFTLLACVAGVWGSTALEIVSGFHYTDCQSDLDIVIDIYPVEQLHDVYQCLLQLEQTHHTRIDVEVRWPTGYGINLKEFMTTQGQILGKSLNDVRLFDKQALLAGTM; via the coding sequence ATGCTCCAGCGTCATGATTTACTGCACATTAGCGTTCCGGCGGCTCAGCGCATTTTTTCGCGGTGGCAGACATCACGGGTTGCCTGGCAGCAGGCGTTTGTGGCGGGAGAACTGCCTGGCATTGTGCGCCGTCCTGTCGAAGGGGAATCGCAAAACGAAATTGCGCTGGGTTTTAGTTTCCCTGAACGCGTGAATGGTCAGCGCCAACGCCTCGCCAGCACCGTCATGCCGGACGAGGTGATCTGCCGCCTGACGCCATTTGAGATAGCGCAAAGAGCCTTTGCCCCCCGAACACCCGCGCTCATGGCGCTGGCCGATCTGCGGGAGCGCTTTACTCTCCTGGCGTGTGTAGCGGGGGTATGGGGATCGACGGCATTAGAAATTGTCAGTGGTTTTCACTATACGGATTGTCAATCCGATCTGGATATTGTGATTGATATTTATCCTGTCGAGCAGTTGCACGATGTGTATCAGTGCCTGCTGCAACTGGAGCAAACACATCACACGCGGATTGACGTTGAGGTGCGATGGCCGACGGGATACGGCATTAATTTGAAAGAGTTCATGACGACGCAGGGACAAATATTGGGGAAGAGCCTGAACGACGTCAGGCTCTTCGATAAGCAGGCTTTGCTTGCGGGGACGATGTGA
- the dnaQ gene encoding DNA polymerase III subunit epsilon, with translation MSTAITRQIVLDTETTGMNQIGAHYEGHKIIEIGAVEVVNRRLTGNNFHVYLKPDRLVDPEAFGVHGIADEFLLDKPTFAEVADEFLDYIRGAELVIHNASFDIGFMDYEFGKLNRDIPKTNTFCKVTDSLALARKMFPGKRNSLDALCSRYEIDNSKRTLHGALLDAQILADVYLMMTGGQTTMAFSMEGEAQQQGNTGIQRLVRQASKLRVVFATDEEVAAHESRLDLVEKKGGSCLWRA, from the coding sequence ATGAGCACTGCAATTACACGACAGATCGTTCTCGATACCGAAACCACCGGTATGAACCAGATTGGCGCGCACTACGAAGGGCACAAGATCATTGAGATCGGTGCTGTCGAGGTGGTGAACCGCCGTCTGACGGGAAATAACTTCCATGTCTATCTGAAGCCCGACCGGCTGGTGGATCCGGAAGCGTTCGGCGTACACGGGATTGCGGATGAGTTTCTGCTGGATAAGCCGACGTTTGCCGAGGTGGCGGATGAGTTTCTCGACTATATCCGCGGGGCGGAGTTGGTCATTCATAACGCGTCGTTTGATATCGGCTTTATGGACTACGAGTTCGGCAAGCTCAATCGCGATATCCCGAAAACGAACACCTTCTGTAAAGTCACGGATAGTCTGGCGCTGGCGAGGAAGATGTTTCCTGGTAAGCGTAACAGTCTGGATGCGTTGTGCTCGCGTTATGAGATAGACAACAGCAAGCGTACGCTGCACGGCGCATTGCTTGATGCCCAGATTCTGGCCGATGTTTATCTGATGATGACCGGTGGTCAGACGACGATGGCGTTTTCGATGGAAGGTGAAGCCCAGCAGCAGGGCAATACGGGGATCCAGCGCCTTGTGCGTCAGGCCAGCAAGTTACGCGTCGTTTTCGCCACTGATGAGGAAGTTGCGGCCCATGAATCGCGCCTCGACCTGGTGGAAAAGAAAGGGGGAAGTTGCCTATGGCGGGCGTAG
- the mltD gene encoding murein transglycosylase D, protein MKAKAILLASVLLVGCQSSQNAGNVQQHAQSLSAAGQGEAGKFTSQARWMDDGTSLAPDQDLWAFIGDELKMGIPENDRIREQKQKYLRNKSYLHDVTLRAEPYMYWIAGQVKKRNMPMELVLLPIVESAFDPHATSGANAAGIWQIIPSTGRNYGLKQTRSYDARRDVVASTTAALDMMQRLNKMFDGDWLLTVAAYNSGEGRVMKAIKTNKARGKSTDFWSLPLPQETKLYVPKMLALSDILKNSKRYGVRLPTTDESRALARVRLSSPVEMAQVADMAGIPVSKLKTFNAGVKGSTLGASGPQYVMVPKKHAEKLRESLAAGEIAAVQSTLVADNTPLNSRSYTVRSGDTLSGIASRLGVSTKDLQQWNKLRGSTLKVGQSLTVGAGNSAQLLAKNSDSITYRVRKGDSLSSIAKRHGVNIKDVMRWNNDTDNLKPGDQLTLFVKNNNTPDS, encoded by the coding sequence ATGAAGGCAAAAGCGATCTTACTCGCCTCTGTCCTGCTCGTGGGTTGCCAGTCGTCACAAAACGCCGGCAATGTCCAACAGCACGCACAGAGCCTTTCTGCAGCTGGTCAAGGGGAAGCAGGAAAGTTTACGAGTCAGGCACGATGGATGGACGATGGGACGTCCCTCGCGCCGGATCAAGACCTGTGGGCTTTCATTGGCGACGAGCTAAAGATGGGAATTCCGGAAAATGACCGGATTCGCGAACAAAAACAGAAATATTTACGCAATAAGAGCTATCTCCACGATGTAACTTTACGGGCAGAGCCGTATATGTACTGGATAGCCGGGCAAGTTAAGAAACGTAACATGCCGATGGAACTGGTACTACTACCCATAGTGGAGAGCGCTTTTGATCCTCACGCGACGTCTGGCGCCAATGCCGCAGGCATCTGGCAGATCATTCCGAGCACGGGGCGCAATTATGGTTTAAAACAGACCCGCAGTTATGACGCGCGTCGCGATGTTGTGGCTTCCACAACCGCAGCGCTCGACATGATGCAGCGTCTGAACAAAATGTTTGACGGCGACTGGCTGCTGACCGTTGCGGCTTATAATAGCGGCGAAGGTCGGGTCATGAAGGCGATTAAAACGAACAAAGCGCGTGGGAAATCCACCGATTTCTGGTCGTTGCCATTGCCTCAGGAAACGAAGCTGTACGTGCCAAAAATGCTGGCTCTGAGTGATATTCTCAAGAACAGCAAACGTTATGGCGTACGTCTGCCAACCACAGACGAAAGCCGTGCGCTGGCGCGTGTTCGTTTAAGCAGTCCGGTTGAAATGGCGCAGGTTGCCGATATGGCGGGTATTCCCGTCAGCAAGCTGAAGACATTTAATGCTGGTGTAAAAGGCTCCACGTTGGGCGCAAGCGGCCCGCAATACGTGATGGTACCAAAGAAGCATGCAGAGAAATTGCGTGAATCTCTGGCAGCCGGCGAAATTGCAGCCGTACAGTCTACGTTGGTGGCAGATAACACTCCGCTGAACAGCCGTAGCTATACCGTTCGTTCTGGCGATACGCTTTCCGGCATTGCTTCACGTCTTGGCGTAAGCACGAAGGATCTGCAGCAGTGGAACAAACTGCGCGGTTCAACGCTGAAAGTGGGCCAAAGTCTGACGGTCGGTGCAGGTAACAGTGCACAACTGCTGGCTAAAAACAGCGACAGTATTACCTATCGTGTACGTAAGGGCGATTCGCTTTCGAGCATTGCCAAACGTCACGGCGTTAACATCAAAGATGTCATGCGCTGGAACAACGATACGGACAATCTGAAGCCCGGCGATCAACTGACGTTGTTTGTGAAAAACAACAACACGCCAGACTCCTGA
- a CDS encoding porin OmpC, with product MFKKLALLLSSLMIVPASAVEIYNKDGNRLGVYGKIQASHLISDYANENGDNTYVRFGLRGETQISPQLTGYGNFQMQFQANKYEGEDKHSWTRLAFAGLNYSSLGSLDYGRNWGIMYDLGAWTDVLPEFGAATIFHTDTYMAQRATNLATWRNRDFFGLVDGLDVALQYQGKNSGTEGENTTNNSRILQKQNGDGYGMSMTYDFDFGLSLGGVYTHANRTGEQRHYGNHVATGPYAESFVVSTKYRLDGLYLAALYGETSNMTSFGSGVNIANKVHATELVAKYRFSNGFEPSIGYLQSKGKDLSGYRGDHDLLQFINLGTMYYFNDTLAAYANYKINLLDRDDFTMATKLNTDDTIVFGFVYQL from the coding sequence ATGTTTAAAAAACTTGCACTCCTTCTTTCATCCCTGATGATAGTACCTGCCAGTGCCGTTGAGATATATAACAAAGACGGTAACAGACTGGGGGTTTATGGGAAAATTCAGGCTTCGCATCTGATTTCTGATTATGCGAACGAAAATGGGGATAATACCTATGTCCGATTCGGTTTGCGTGGCGAAACTCAAATTTCCCCGCAGCTCACCGGATATGGTAATTTCCAGATGCAGTTCCAGGCCAATAAATATGAAGGGGAAGATAAACATTCCTGGACGCGCCTGGCCTTTGCCGGTCTTAATTATTCGTCATTAGGTTCTCTCGACTATGGTCGCAACTGGGGGATTATGTACGACCTTGGTGCCTGGACCGATGTTTTACCTGAGTTTGGTGCCGCCACTATTTTCCATACCGATACCTATATGGCACAACGCGCCACGAACCTGGCAACATGGCGTAATCGGGATTTCTTCGGTCTGGTTGATGGGCTCGATGTTGCCCTGCAATATCAGGGGAAAAATAGCGGTACCGAAGGTGAAAACACGACCAATAATAGCCGTATTCTCCAGAAGCAAAACGGCGATGGCTACGGGATGTCGATGACCTATGATTTTGATTTCGGTTTGTCGCTGGGCGGCGTCTATACTCATGCAAACAGAACCGGGGAACAACGACATTATGGCAACCATGTGGCGACCGGCCCTTATGCCGAATCGTTTGTGGTCAGCACAAAATACCGTTTAGATGGGCTTTATCTGGCCGCGCTGTACGGTGAAACCTCGAATATGACCTCCTTTGGTAGCGGGGTAAATATCGCGAATAAAGTGCATGCCACAGAACTGGTCGCCAAATACCGTTTCAGTAACGGATTCGAACCCTCTATCGGTTACCTGCAGAGTAAAGGAAAAGATCTGAGCGGCTATCGCGGGGATCACGATCTTCTGCAGTTTATCAACCTGGGCACAATGTATTATTTCAATGATACGCTTGCCGCCTACGCAAACTATAAAATCAATTTACTGGACCGGGATGACTTTACGATGGCGACGAAGCTGAACACCGACGATACCATCGTGTTCGGCTTTGTTTACCAGCTCTAA
- the gloB gene encoding hydroxyacylglutathione hydrolase, with amino-acid sequence MNLNSIPAFQDNYIWVLSNDEGRCLIVDPGDAAPVLKAIAENQWQPEAILLTHHHHDHVGGVKELVQNFPKLVVYGPAETQDKGVTHIVEDGDSALILGHEFTVFATPGHTLGHICYFSHPYLFCGDTLFSGGCGRLFEGTASQMYQSLKKISALPDDTLICCAHEYTLANLTFALSILPHDSYINDYYRKVNELRVKKQITLPVILKNERKNNIFLRTEDIDLINEINKETILQHPEERFAWLRSKKDSF; translated from the coding sequence ATGAATCTTAACAGTATTCCGGCGTTTCAGGACAATTACATCTGGGTTCTGAGTAATGATGAAGGACGTTGCCTGATCGTGGACCCGGGTGACGCCGCGCCGGTGTTAAAAGCCATTGCCGAAAACCAGTGGCAGCCAGAGGCCATTTTACTCACCCACCATCATCACGACCACGTCGGTGGCGTGAAAGAACTGGTACAGAACTTTCCTAAACTAGTGGTTTACGGACCGGCAGAGACACAAGATAAGGGGGTCACTCATATAGTCGAAGATGGCGATTCCGCCCTCATTTTGGGGCATGAATTTACTGTATTTGCTACACCCGGTCACACTTTAGGACATATCTGTTACTTCAGTCATCCTTATCTTTTCTGCGGTGATACGCTGTTCTCCGGCGGCTGTGGACGCTTGTTCGAAGGTACGGCTAGCCAGATGTATCAATCACTTAAAAAAATATCCGCACTTCCTGACGATACGCTTATTTGTTGCGCCCACGAGTATACTTTAGCAAATTTAACGTTTGCACTGAGCATACTACCGCACGATTCGTACATAAATGATTATTATCGTAAAGTTAATGAGTTACGGGTAAAAAAACAAATAACACTACCCGTTATTCTGAAAAATGAGCGGAAAAATAATATTTTTTTAAGAACTGAAGATATTGATTTAATTAACGAAATTAACAAAGAAACAATATTGCAACACCCTGAAGAGCGATTTGCCTGGTTACGGTCAAAGAAAGACAGCTTCTGA
- a CDS encoding endonuclease/exonuclease/phosphatase family protein, whose product MRKNTYAMRYVAGQPAERILPPGSFSSIGQALPAGAPLSSEDRIRILVWNIFKQQRAEWLSVLKNFGKDAHLVLLQEAQTTPELVRFATANYLAADQVPAFVLPQHPSGVMTLSSAHPVYCCPLREREPILRLAKSALVTVYPLPDTRLLMVVNIHAVNFSLGVDVYSKQLLPIGDQIAHHSGPVIMAGDFNAWSRRRMNALYRFAREMSLRQVRFTDDQRRRAFGRPLDFVFYRGLNVSEASVLVTRASDHNPLLVEFSPGKPEQ is encoded by the coding sequence GTGCGAAAAAACACCTATGCCATGCGCTATGTTGCCGGACAACCCGCTGAGCGGATTTTGCCGCCAGGGTCATTTTCGAGCATCGGCCAGGCATTACCCGCCGGGGCGCCGTTAAGCAGTGAAGATCGGATCCGTATCCTGGTGTGGAATATTTTTAAGCAGCAGCGAGCGGAATGGCTTTCGGTGCTGAAGAATTTTGGCAAAGATGCGCACCTGGTGTTGTTACAGGAAGCACAGACGACGCCGGAGCTGGTGAGGTTTGCGACGGCGAATTATCTGGCAGCCGATCAGGTTCCAGCATTTGTTCTGCCGCAGCATCCGTCAGGCGTGATGACGCTCTCATCTGCGCATCCCGTGTACTGTTGCCCGCTTCGCGAGCGTGAACCTATCCTGCGACTGGCGAAGTCGGCGCTGGTTACTGTCTATCCGTTACCAGATACGCGACTGTTGATGGTCGTTAACATTCATGCGGTTAACTTTAGTCTGGGGGTCGATGTGTATAGTAAGCAGTTACTTCCAATCGGTGACCAGATTGCGCATCACAGTGGGCCGGTGATTATGGCCGGAGATTTCAATGCCTGGAGCCGACGCCGCATGAATGCGCTGTATCGCTTCGCGCGTGAAATGTCGCTGCGGCAGGTACGTTTTACTGACGATCAGCGCCGTCGCGCGTTTGGTCGCCCGCTGGATTTTGTTTTTTATCGTGGCCTGAACGTCAGCGAGGCTTCTGTACTGGTCACGCGTGCATCCGATCACAATCCGCTACTCGTTGAATTCAGTCCCGGCAAACCTGAGCAGTAA
- a CDS encoding methyltransferase domain-containing protein: MTTHSHHDNVEKQFGSQANAYLTSAVHASGRDLQRLAERLSAFPQASVLDMGCGAGHASFIAAQNVKQVVAYDLSSQMLEVVAQAAKEKGLANITTRQGYAESLPFEDGVFDVVISRYSAHHWHDVGRALREVNRVLKPGGVLIVMDVMSPGHPVRDVWLQTVEALRDTSHVRNYSSGEWLALMNDANLIVDSLITDRLPLEFSSWVARMRTSAELVDAIRLYQMSASAEVKTYFALQDEGSFTSDTIMAEAHKAA, from the coding sequence ATGACAACACACTCCCACCACGACAACGTCGAAAAGCAGTTTGGCTCCCAGGCTAACGCCTATTTAACCAGTGCCGTGCATGCGTCTGGTCGCGACTTACAGCGACTGGCTGAGCGTCTGTCTGCCTTCCCACAGGCCAGCGTACTGGACATGGGCTGTGGCGCCGGGCATGCCAGCTTTATCGCCGCTCAGAATGTGAAACAGGTGGTGGCTTACGATTTATCTTCGCAGATGCTCGAGGTCGTTGCACAGGCGGCAAAAGAGAAGGGATTAGCCAACATCACCACCAGGCAGGGGTATGCTGAAAGCCTGCCTTTTGAGGATGGCGTCTTTGATGTTGTCATCAGTCGTTACTCGGCGCATCACTGGCATGATGTCGGCAGAGCGCTGCGTGAAGTCAATCGGGTATTAAAACCGGGCGGTGTGTTGATTGTTATGGATGTGATGTCCCCAGGGCATCCGGTCCGCGATGTCTGGTTACAGACGGTTGAAGCCTTGCGCGACACCTCGCACGTTCGCAACTATTCCAGCGGTGAGTGGTTGGCACTGATGAATGACGCGAACCTGATTGTCGATTCGTTGATAACCGATCGTTTGCCGCTGGAATTCAGTTCATGGGTGGCGAGAATGCGTACGTCTGCTGAACTGGTGGACGCCATTCGCCTCTATCAGATGAGTGCCTCCGCAGAGGTGAAAACCTACTTCGCCTTACAGGACGAGGGATCGTTTACCAGCGATACAATCATGGCCGAAGCACATAAAGCGGCATAA
- a CDS encoding methyltransferase domain-containing protein: MKPARNPQTVVAPDRWSDLPWGEYYREALEKQLNPWFAKMYGFHLLKVGNLSAEINSEACAVSHQVNVSAKGSPVQVQADPLHLPFADKSVDVCLLAHTLPWCTDPHRLLREADRVLIDDGWLVLSGFNPVSLMGLRKLVPVLRKSSPYNSRMFTLMRQLDWLSLLNFEVLYYSRFHVLPWKKQGGKMLSAHLPALGCMQVIVARKRTIPLTLNPMKQSKAKARIPQAVGATRQYRKPDV, from the coding sequence ATGAAACCGGCAAGGAACCCTCAAACAGTCGTAGCACCCGATCGCTGGAGCGATTTGCCCTGGGGAGAGTACTATCGTGAGGCGCTGGAAAAACAGCTTAACCCGTGGTTTGCAAAAATGTATGGTTTTCACCTGCTTAAGGTGGGCAATTTGAGTGCGGAAATCAACTCAGAAGCCTGTGCGGTTTCACATCAGGTTAATGTTTCTGCCAAAGGCTCGCCGGTCCAGGTTCAGGCCGACCCGCTACATCTACCTTTTGCCGATAAATCTGTCGATGTCTGTCTGCTGGCGCACACGCTGCCCTGGTGCACCGATCCCCATCGCCTGTTGCGTGAAGCCGATCGGGTACTCATTGATGATGGCTGGCTGGTGCTGAGCGGATTCAACCCGGTCAGCCTGATGGGACTGCGCAAACTGGTGCCGGTACTGCGTAAATCTTCGCCTTATAATAGTCGTATGTTTACACTGATGCGGCAACTGGACTGGCTGTCGCTGCTGAATTTTGAGGTGCTGTACTATAGCCGTTTTCACGTATTGCCGTGGAAAAAGCAGGGGGGAAAGATGTTAAGCGCACACCTTCCCGCGCTGGGCTGTATGCAGGTGATTGTCGCGCGTAAGCGAACGATTCCACTTACGCTTAATCCGATGAAACAGAGCAAAGCGAAAGCGCGTATACCTCAGGCCGTCGGCGCGACCCGGCAGTATCGCAAGCCGGACGTTTAG
- the rnhA gene encoding ribonuclease HI yields the protein MLKQVEIFTDGSCLGNPGPGGYGAILRYRGREKTFNEGYTLTTNNRMELMAAIVALEALKEQCEVILSTDSQYVRQGITQWIHNWKKRGWKTADKKPVKNVDLWKRLDAALGQHQIKWEWVKGHAGHPENERCDELARAAAMNPTQEDVGYQPEA from the coding sequence ATGCTTAAACAGGTAGAAATTTTCACCGACGGTTCGTGCCTGGGCAATCCAGGTCCGGGCGGTTACGGTGCAATTTTACGCTATCGCGGACGCGAAAAAACCTTTAATGAGGGCTATACCCTCACGACCAATAATCGCATGGAACTAATGGCAGCGATAGTCGCCCTGGAAGCCCTGAAAGAACAGTGCGAAGTCATTTTGAGCACCGACAGCCAGTATGTGCGCCAGGGGATCACCCAATGGATCCACAACTGGAAAAAACGCGGCTGGAAAACCGCCGACAAAAAGCCGGTAAAAAACGTCGATCTCTGGAAACGTCTTGATGCCGCGCTCGGTCAGCATCAGATCAAATGGGAATGGGTAAAAGGCCATGCTGGTCATCCGGAAAACGAGCGTTGTGATGAACTTGCCCGTGCCGCCGCCATGAACCCAACTCAGGAAGATGTTGGCTATCAGCCCGAAGCCTAA